One region of Permianibacter fluminis genomic DNA includes:
- a CDS encoding CaiB/BaiF CoA transferase family protein: MAGLLTGVRVLDLSRILAGPWCTQFLADLGADVVKVEKPGEGDDTRRWGPPFLKNADGKDSAESAYFLATNRGKRSIAIDFASADGQALLLQLVGKADVLVENYKVGALAQYGLSYDQLKDRHPQLIYCSITGFGQTGPDADKAGYDAMIQARGGLMSLTGVPEGEPGAGPVKVGVAVADLMTGMYAASAISAALYRRAVSGEGEYIDLALFDTQVAWLANQGMNYLVGGQLPVREGSAHPNIVPYQAMPASDGEFMLAVGNDKQFRAFCRVAGRESLADEARFASNAERVRNRRELLPLLQTLTRQHSRQHWLTALAAAGVPAGELNNLAQVYTDPQLQAREMIQHLPHASGVSVPHAGNPLKLRQHPVTYRAAAPLLNADAVAIRQSWLGET; encoded by the coding sequence ATGGCAGGTTTGCTGACCGGAGTCCGGGTGCTGGATTTGTCGCGCATTCTGGCCGGGCCTTGGTGCACCCAGTTTCTGGCTGATTTGGGCGCCGATGTGGTCAAGGTCGAAAAGCCGGGCGAGGGCGACGACACCCGGCGCTGGGGCCCGCCCTTCCTCAAAAATGCTGACGGCAAGGACAGCGCCGAATCGGCCTATTTTCTGGCGACCAATCGCGGCAAGCGCTCGATTGCCATCGACTTCGCCAGTGCCGACGGGCAGGCGCTGCTGTTGCAGCTGGTCGGCAAGGCCGATGTGCTGGTGGAAAACTACAAGGTCGGCGCCCTGGCCCAGTACGGACTCAGCTATGACCAGCTCAAGGACCGGCATCCGCAGCTGATCTATTGCAGCATCACCGGTTTTGGCCAGACCGGCCCGGACGCCGACAAGGCCGGCTACGACGCCATGATTCAGGCCCGCGGCGGCCTGATGAGCCTGACCGGCGTGCCCGAGGGCGAGCCGGGAGCCGGCCCGGTCAAGGTGGGTGTCGCGGTTGCCGATCTGATGACCGGCATGTATGCCGCCAGCGCCATCAGCGCCGCGCTGTATCGGCGCGCGGTCAGCGGCGAGGGCGAGTACATCGATCTGGCCTTGTTCGATACCCAGGTGGCCTGGCTCGCCAACCAGGGCATGAACTATCTGGTCGGTGGCCAGCTGCCGGTGCGCGAGGGATCGGCGCACCCGAACATCGTGCCGTATCAGGCGATGCCCGCCAGCGACGGTGAATTCATGCTGGCGGTCGGCAATGACAAACAGTTCCGGGCCTTTTGCCGGGTCGCCGGACGTGAAAGCCTCGCCGATGAGGCGCGCTTTGCCAGCAATGCCGAGCGGGTGCGCAACCGACGCGAACTGCTGCCGCTGTTGCAAACGTTGACCCGACAACACTCGCGGCAGCACTGGCTGACCGCGCTGGCCGCGGCCGGTGTGCCGGCTGGCGAGCTGAACAATCTGGCGCAGGTGTATACCGATCCGCAGTTGCAGGCGCGCGAGATGATTCAGCATTTGCCACACGCCAGCGGCGTGAGCGTGCCGCATGCCGGCAATCCGTTGAAGCTACGTCAGCATCCGGTTACTTATCGCGCTGCAGCACCATTGCTTAATGCCGATGCGGTAGCGATACGGCAATCGTGGTTGGGTGAAACGTGA
- the aroQ gene encoding type II 3-dehydroquinate dehydratase, whose product MAKLLVLHGPNLNLLGTREPDKYGRVSLAEIDARCSALARELGHELVSLQSNGEQALIERIHAAGTDGTAFIIINPAAFTHTSIALRDALLAAAIPFIEVHLSNVQAREAFRQHSYFSDVAVGTITGLGAQGYELAVRAASARLTGR is encoded by the coding sequence ATGGCCAAACTGCTGGTCTTGCACGGCCCCAACCTGAACCTGCTCGGCACCCGCGAGCCGGACAAGTACGGCCGCGTCAGTCTCGCCGAGATCGATGCCCGCTGCAGCGCACTCGCGCGCGAGCTGGGTCACGAGCTGGTCAGCCTGCAGAGCAACGGCGAGCAGGCGCTGATTGAGCGCATCCATGCCGCCGGCACTGACGGCACCGCCTTCATCATCATCAATCCCGCCGCATTCACTCACACCAGTATTGCCCTGCGCGATGCGCTGCTGGCGGCGGCGATTCCGTTTATCGAAGTGCATCTGTCGAATGTTCAGGCGCGGGAAGCCTTCCGCCAGCATTCCTATTTCAGTGATGTCGCCGTCGGCACCATTACCGGTCTCGGCGCGCAGGGTTATGAACTGGCCGTTCGCGCCGCCAGCGCGCGGCTGACCGGGCGCTGA
- the accB gene encoding acetyl-CoA carboxylase biotin carboxyl carrier protein → MDIRKIKKLIELLEESGIAEIEIKEGEESVRISRHSSAPQPMHYSVPMHAPAPMAAPAPAAAPVAAAAAPAAASGHTLKSPMVGTFYRSASPGSKAFAEVGQQVKVGDVLCIVEAMKMMNQIESDKAGTIKAILVENGQPVEFDQPLFVIE, encoded by the coding sequence ATGGACATCCGCAAAATCAAGAAGCTGATCGAGCTGCTCGAGGAGTCCGGCATCGCGGAAATTGAAATCAAGGAAGGCGAAGAGTCGGTGCGCATTTCGCGCCACTCCAGCGCGCCGCAACCTATGCACTACAGCGTGCCGATGCACGCACCGGCGCCAATGGCCGCACCAGCGCCTGCTGCTGCCCCGGTCGCAGCCGCTGCTGCTCCGGCCGCCGCCAGCGGTCACACCCTCAAGTCGCCGATGGTCGGCACCTTCTACCGTTCGGCAAGCCCGGGCTCGAAGGCCTTTGCCGAAGTCGGTCAGCAAGTCAAAGTCGGCGATGTCCTGTGCATCGTCGAAGCCATGAAAATGATGAACCAGATCGAATCCGACAAAGCCGGCACGATCAAAGCCATCCTGGTCGAAAACGGCCAACCGGTGGAATTCGATCAGCCGCTGTTTGTGATCGAATAA
- the accC gene encoding acetyl-CoA carboxylase biotin carboxylase subunit: MSNPVAQKLDKVLIANRGEIALRILRACRDLDIKTVAVHSTADIDLMHVKLADESVCIGPPASKDSYLNIPAIISAAEVTDAVGIHPGYGFLAENADFAERVESSGFVFIGPRADTIRLMGDKVSAKDAMKKAGVPTVPGSEGALSDDPVEQVKIARKIGFPVIIKASGGGGGRGMRVVHSEAHLHSAVQTTKAEAKSAFNNDMVYMEKFLEAPRHIEIQILSDGQGHAIYLGERDCSMQRRHQKVVEEAPAPGITPEQRKRIGELCVKACVEIGYRGAGTFEFLFEKGEFFFIEMNTRVQVEHPVTEMITGVDIIKEQLRIAAGLGLSIKQEDIKLKGHAIECRINAEDPKTFVPSPGLIQRFHPPGGLGIRWDSHVYAGYKVPPNYDSMIGKLITFADDRDTAIAKMRTALEELVIDGIKSNISLQREIMNDSNFQRGGTTIHYLMEKLRKEG; the protein is encoded by the coding sequence ATGAGCAACCCGGTTGCCCAGAAGCTGGATAAAGTGTTGATCGCCAATCGCGGCGAAATTGCCCTGCGCATTCTGCGCGCCTGCCGCGATCTGGATATCAAGACCGTGGCGGTCCATTCGACTGCCGACATCGATCTGATGCACGTCAAACTGGCCGACGAGTCAGTCTGCATCGGACCGCCGGCCTCGAAAGATTCCTACCTGAATATCCCGGCGATCATTTCGGCTGCCGAAGTGACTGACGCCGTCGGCATTCACCCCGGTTACGGCTTCTTGGCGGAAAACGCCGATTTTGCCGAACGGGTCGAATCGAGCGGTTTTGTCTTCATCGGTCCGCGTGCTGACACCATCCGCTTGATGGGCGACAAAGTCAGCGCCAAAGACGCGATGAAAAAAGCTGGCGTACCGACCGTGCCCGGTTCCGAAGGCGCGTTGTCGGATGACCCGGTCGAGCAAGTAAAAATTGCTCGCAAGATCGGCTTCCCGGTGATCATCAAAGCCTCCGGCGGCGGCGGTGGTCGCGGCATGCGCGTGGTGCACTCCGAAGCGCATCTGCACAGCGCCGTGCAAACCACCAAGGCCGAAGCCAAGAGCGCGTTCAACAACGACATGGTCTACATGGAGAAATTCCTGGAAGCGCCACGTCACATTGAAATCCAGATTCTGTCCGACGGTCAGGGCCACGCCATTTATCTGGGCGAGCGCGACTGCTCGATGCAGCGCCGGCACCAGAAAGTGGTCGAAGAAGCACCAGCACCGGGCATCACGCCCGAGCAACGCAAACGCATTGGCGAGCTGTGCGTCAAGGCCTGCGTCGAAATCGGTTACCGTGGCGCCGGCACGTTTGAATTCCTGTTCGAGAAAGGCGAGTTTTTCTTTATCGAAATGAATACCCGCGTCCAGGTCGAGCATCCGGTCACCGAGATGATCACCGGCGTCGACATCATCAAGGAACAGCTGCGCATCGCCGCGGGTCTCGGCTTGTCGATCAAGCAGGAAGACATCAAGCTCAAAGGCCACGCCATCGAGTGCCGGATCAACGCCGAAGATCCCAAGACCTTCGTGCCGAGCCCGGGCCTGATCCAGCGCTTCCATCCGCCCGGTGGCTTGGGCATTCGCTGGGATTCGCATGTCTATGCCGGCTACAAAGTGCCGCCGAATTACGACTCGATGATCGGCAAGCTGATCACCTTCGCCGATGACCGCGATACCGCCATCGCCAAGATGCGCACCGCCTTGGAAGAACTGGTCATCGACGGCATCAAGAGCAACATCAGCCTGCAGCGCGAGATCATGAACGACTCGAACTTCCAGCGCGGCGGCACCACCATTCATTACCTGATGGAAAAGCTGCGTAAAGAAGGCTAA
- a CDS encoding tetratricopeptide repeat protein has protein sequence MAPTYQVNGLKLMNWIFPIVWLVIFVAVLIPGNATAQDVPKRYFADAPVDAREFMTKAKQAEAIVDPLQRCLSYPDLPANQWQVSLARAECEYSFAHAISLKTIKQYVEADQLAELDALFRTDLERHFVKEGFSEVIHRDFAAIDDSYDSGRLTQRWLEKAPKSPFALTARALFYRHMAGKARGSKWASDTPAENMKRMAEFVLLSVDLYNDAIRIEPRMLDAYVGLMIMARIDSRGELEDFAFTQANAIDPACRSVSWSRMISLKPRWGGSYEQMEQYAEALKAYLPLRPLLADSIGEVAADKANVASRNKNYGEAERALASTVRTVTLSEFHDDYASYLGSLKASPWPQILHLVSAERFSELSPHGARQLGRLLTESNLDLEWAIKLLKRAVLVEPESTFGQFWLAQALLRADRKVELLEPLTVLTDDETYRKDALYQLSVVFDQLHRPKDALENLDLLLKEVPEYIEGVARRGQLLMQLGRKAEAHVEFTRYLELSRNDPEQAETRAEVQHMLNVSTP, from the coding sequence ATGGCACCGACCTATCAAGTAAATGGATTGAAGTTGATGAATTGGATATTTCCGATTGTTTGGCTGGTGATTTTCGTTGCAGTGTTAATTCCAGGTAATGCAACTGCGCAAGATGTTCCGAAACGCTATTTTGCCGATGCCCCCGTCGATGCCCGGGAGTTCATGACCAAAGCTAAGCAAGCAGAGGCGATTGTAGATCCGCTACAGCGTTGTTTGAGCTATCCGGACCTGCCCGCCAATCAATGGCAAGTAAGCTTGGCACGTGCTGAATGCGAGTATTCCTTTGCTCATGCCATTTCCTTAAAAACCATCAAGCAATATGTCGAGGCAGACCAGCTTGCGGAACTTGATGCATTATTTCGCACCGATTTGGAACGGCATTTTGTCAAAGAAGGATTCAGTGAGGTAATTCACAGGGATTTCGCTGCAATAGATGATAGCTATGATTCTGGCCGATTGACGCAACGCTGGCTCGAAAAGGCGCCGAAGAGTCCCTTTGCGCTGACGGCCCGTGCACTGTTTTATCGCCATATGGCAGGCAAAGCCAGAGGCAGTAAGTGGGCAAGTGATACGCCGGCAGAAAATATGAAGCGCATGGCTGAGTTTGTTTTGCTCTCAGTTGATTTATATAACGATGCAATTCGAATAGAACCTCGCATGCTAGATGCGTATGTCGGTCTTATGATCATGGCGCGAATTGACTCGCGAGGTGAATTGGAAGACTTTGCTTTTACTCAAGCAAACGCGATAGACCCCGCATGTCGCAGTGTCTCCTGGAGCAGGATGATTTCATTGAAACCAAGGTGGGGTGGAAGTTACGAACAGATGGAGCAATATGCGGAGGCACTTAAAGCGTACTTGCCGCTAAGACCTTTGCTGGCAGACAGCATTGGTGAAGTCGCTGCGGACAAAGCCAACGTGGCGAGCCGAAATAAGAATTACGGTGAAGCTGAGCGAGCTCTCGCATCTACAGTACGAACGGTTACCCTTTCCGAATTTCATGATGACTATGCATCTTATCTTGGCAGCTTGAAAGCAAGTCCATGGCCACAGATTCTGCATCTAGTGAGCGCCGAACGGTTCTCTGAGCTTAGTCCACACGGTGCTCGCCAGTTGGGTCGCTTGTTGACGGAATCGAACTTGGATCTGGAATGGGCAATAAAGTTGCTGAAAAGGGCTGTGTTGGTAGAGCCCGAGAGCACGTTTGGTCAGTTTTGGCTGGCACAAGCCTTATTGCGGGCTGACCGGAAGGTCGAGTTATTGGAGCCATTGACGGTGCTTACAGATGACGAAACGTACCGTAAAGATGCGCTCTATCAGCTGAGCGTGGTATTTGACCAGCTGCACCGACCGAAGGATGCACTGGAGAACCTCGACTTACTGCTTAAAGAGGTCCCTGAATATATCGAGGGTGTCGCAAGGCGGGGACAGCTATTAATGCAATTGGGGCGAAAAGCCGAGGCGCATGTTGAATTCACGCGGTATCTGGAGCTCAGTAGAAATGACCCTGAGCAAGCTGAAACCCGAGCTGAAGTTCAGCACATGCTGAATGTCTCGACCCCATGA
- a CDS encoding sensor histidine kinase, whose product MSLRTRLMLLALLLALAFAAVIGFAQYNLTAIRAIVASIYDDRVVPLSQLKAVSDAYAVKIIDTVNKAQNGLLDQPSALASIDQARHIIDEQWQAYLHTYLTAEESQLVAQASQQFVVADRAVIQLQQFLQQTQSPLAGKLTAFDGSLYQQIDPVTTTLAKLINLQLDVARTARADIGDRTAHVSTVFVWTAVLLSLLVLAAVCLLWQQFRQQRRLQKLQQAKQELLQFNAELKQQVTERSEELQHAVDELESFNFVVSNDLQAPVRHASSYLELLRDEISEVGHRDWLELVNRATRAMDRMSQMIGDMLALSRLGRDVLQPGPVDLGVMVSEMVAQLPVATRQRCQFELGTLPTVFADRALLRQVIQNLLDNAVKSCANTSAPLICVTTVQHPKYQTAVVVRDNGVGFDPAYSRHLFRLFQRLHRQDEFPGAGVGLALCAKIIHLHGGRIWAEASPGHGASFYFSLPDMNGAVRAA is encoded by the coding sequence ATGTCCTTACGCACGCGTCTGATGCTACTGGCGTTGTTGCTCGCGCTGGCATTTGCTGCCGTGATTGGCTTTGCCCAATACAATCTGACCGCCATCCGTGCCATCGTCGCGTCGATTTATGACGACCGGGTGGTGCCGCTGAGCCAATTGAAAGCCGTCAGCGATGCCTATGCCGTCAAGATCATCGATACCGTCAACAAAGCGCAGAACGGCCTGCTTGATCAGCCGTCTGCACTGGCGTCAATAGACCAGGCCCGGCACATCATTGATGAACAGTGGCAAGCCTATCTACATACTTATCTGACCGCAGAAGAGTCGCAGTTGGTGGCACAGGCCAGCCAGCAATTTGTTGTCGCCGATCGAGCGGTGATTCAGCTGCAGCAGTTCCTGCAGCAGACGCAGTCGCCACTGGCCGGCAAGCTGACGGCATTTGACGGCTCGCTTTATCAACAGATTGATCCGGTTACCACCACGCTGGCCAAGCTGATCAATTTGCAGCTGGATGTGGCGCGGACCGCGCGCGCCGACATTGGTGATCGCACGGCCCATGTCAGCACGGTGTTTGTCTGGACCGCGGTGTTGTTGTCATTGCTGGTGCTGGCTGCGGTCTGCTTGTTGTGGCAACAGTTCCGGCAGCAGCGCCGGTTGCAAAAGCTGCAACAGGCCAAACAGGAGTTGCTGCAATTCAATGCTGAATTGAAGCAGCAGGTAACCGAGCGCAGCGAAGAATTGCAGCATGCGGTTGACGAGTTGGAGTCGTTCAATTTTGTCGTCTCCAATGATCTGCAGGCGCCGGTGCGGCATGCCAGCAGTTATCTGGAGTTGCTGCGTGACGAGATCAGCGAAGTCGGCCACCGCGATTGGCTGGAACTGGTCAACCGCGCCACTCGTGCGATGGACCGCATGAGCCAGATGATCGGTGACATGCTGGCACTGTCGCGGCTCGGCCGCGACGTGCTGCAGCCCGGACCGGTCGATCTGGGCGTGATGGTCAGCGAGATGGTCGCGCAGTTGCCAGTCGCAACGCGTCAGCGCTGCCAGTTCGAGTTGGGGACGTTACCAACTGTCTTTGCCGATCGCGCCTTGCTGCGTCAGGTCATCCAGAACCTGCTCGACAATGCCGTCAAGTCTTGCGCCAACACCAGCGCGCCACTCATTTGCGTGACCACTGTGCAGCACCCGAAATACCAGACCGCTGTGGTCGTGCGCGACAACGGCGTCGGCTTTGATCCGGCCTACAGCCGACACTTGTTCCGGCTGTTTCAACGGCTGCATCGGCAGGATGAGTTCCCCGGTGCCGGCGTCGGCCTCGCGCTCTGCGCCAAGATCATTCACCTGCACGGTGGCCGCATCTGGGCCGAGGCGAGCCCCGGCCACGGAGCGAGTTTCTATTTCAGCTTGCCGGACATGAACGGCGCAGTGCGGGCCGCCTGA